In Oikeobacillus pervagus, a single window of DNA contains:
- a CDS encoding adenylate kinase, with product MNLVLMGLPGAGKGTQAEKIVEKYGIPHISTGDMFRAAMAEGTDLGLKAKSFMDKGELVPDEVTIGIVRERLAKDDCQKGFLLDGFPRTVAQADALENILADFGKKIDYVINVAVDKDILMERLTGRRICKDCGATYHLVFNAPKNEGVCDRCSGELYQRADDNEETVQNRLDVNLKQTQPLLDFYSEKGYLKDINGQQDIDKVFEDIDQLLVGLNG from the coding sequence ATGAATCTAGTGTTAATGGGTCTTCCAGGTGCTGGAAAAGGCACTCAAGCTGAAAAGATAGTAGAAAAATATGGAATCCCTCATATTTCAACAGGAGATATGTTCCGTGCAGCAATGGCTGAAGGTACAGATCTTGGTTTAAAAGCTAAATCTTTTATGGATAAAGGTGAATTAGTCCCTGATGAAGTAACAATCGGAATTGTACGTGAACGTTTAGCAAAAGATGATTGTCAAAAAGGGTTTCTATTAGACGGTTTTCCAAGAACTGTTGCACAAGCAGATGCTTTAGAAAATATTTTAGCTGATTTTGGTAAAAAGATTGACTATGTTATCAATGTGGCTGTTGATAAAGATATCCTTATGGAGAGATTAACAGGCCGTCGGATCTGTAAAGACTGTGGCGCAACTTATCACCTTGTATTCAACGCTCCGAAGAATGAAGGTGTCTGTGATCGTTGTAGCGGTGAGCTTTATCAACGTGCAGATGATAATGAAGAAACGGTCCAAAATCGTTTAGATGTGAACTTAAAGCAAACTCAACCACTACTAGATTTTTATAGTGAAAAAGGGTATTTGAAAGATATTAACGGACAGCAGGATATTGATAAAGTGTTCGAAGATATTGATCAATTACTTGTAGGCCTTAATGGATGA